The following are encoded together in the Babylonia areolata isolate BAREFJ2019XMU chromosome 18, ASM4173473v1, whole genome shotgun sequence genome:
- the LOC143291857 gene encoding nucleolar protein 11-like: MASSTNEIHILRPADDKELINILQNLADPVKTSSQTSFKREFGLLKAKGPGGGTWACLRDMTPVIQRCCEEKKFWPAAEVEYLITQQCVSPRNIRLVFETLSKRKEVRMIYQALTSQPGKDIPEDCLVIALECFLSTEEKLMQKALDDGGPPDSSRHADDASSCPFSRARCAFVDQVLVAPYDEIYLVSSLKKLPFVLVLDLLKYILHSMRTSQDQKHVDQLALWKGHLIDAHSTQLIISKDAHELLIEFSKEEELNIQFVNHATEDLSPLLKLAMTRNTDKGSRAMGQYCIETLHL; this comes from the exons ATGGCATCGAGCACAAACGAAATTCATATTCTTCGACCGGCA GATGACAAGGAGCTGATAAACATTTTGCAGAATCTGGCAGATCCTGTGAAG ACATCAAGCCAGACCTCTTTCAAAAGGGAATTTGGTTTATTGAAAGCCAAGGGCCCAGGAGGAGGGACATGGGCCTGCCTCAGGGACATGACTCCTGTCATACAGCGCTGCTGTGAGGAAAAAAAGTTTTGGCCAGCTGCTGAAGTGGAATATTTGATCACACAGCAGTGTGTTTCACCTCG aaataTTAGGCTGGTGTTTGAAACACTGTCCAAGAGAAAAGAAGTGAGGATGATATACCAGGCGCTAACAAGCCAGCCAGGGAAAGATATACCTGAAGACTGTTTGGTCATTGCTTTGGAGTGCTTTCTCAG CACAGAAGAGAAGTTAATGCAGAAGGCACTGGATGATGGTGGGCCTCCTGACTCCAGCAGGCACGCTGATGATGCATCTTCCTGTCCCTTTTCAAGAGCTAGATGTGCATTTGT GGATCAAGTCCTCGTTGCACCCTATGATGAAATCTACCTTGTCAGCAGCTTGAAGAAACTGCCATTTGTATTGGTGCTG GATTTACTCAAGTACATTCTACACAGTATGAGGACTTCACAAGACCAAAAGCATGTGGACCAG TTGGCATTGTGGAAAGGACACCTGATTGATGCCCATTCCACACAGCTGATCATCTCAAAAGATGCACATGAACTTCTCATCGAGTTCAGCAAAGAAGAGGAACTTAAT ATACAGTTTGTCAACCATGCAACTGAGGACTTGTCACCACTGCTGAAGCTGGCAATGACGAGGAACACCGACAAAGGAAGCAGAGCTATGGGACAGTACTGCATTGAAACACTGCACTTGTAA